Within Diabrotica virgifera virgifera chromosome 7, PGI_DIABVI_V3a, the genomic segment tgTGGGTAAAAGGGGACATGTCAATGTAGCTAAAATTTATGTTAGATTGACTGTTTGAAAAGAGGCACTTACAAAATAGTAGGTACATAAAGTTTATTGTAGAAAGGGAGGACAGCTTGTAtcttagtgcaccctaatatttATGTGTAGATTTTCGCATTGGATCCGAGCATCACATGTAAcatatcctctattttttcatactatcacattacataaagttgcatttaaaaaatagttttagtaAGTACGTAAAGtttttatgttgttgttttcaccaattttgaaaaaatgtgataacgttgaattatccacgtccgtctgtctatccgtccgtcttgtctgtctgtaAACTcgactcctccgtcactataccaggtagaatgacaaatgaggtgtcaaatgaaagcttataatccaaggatggtactaaaggtgagaaatttgacataagcTGTCTGTcatggtcaaatttctcaccatatattatccttggattataagctttcatttgacacctcatttgttattctacctggtatagtgacgaaggaattatattcgcgctcggatggacagacagcctggtcaaatttctcacctttagtaccatctttggattataagctttcatttgacacctcatttgttattctatctagtatagtgacgaaggaattatattcgcggtcggacggacagacgaacagacagcctatgtcaaattgctcacctttagtaccatcattggattataagctttcatttgacacctcattggttattctacctggtatagtgacgaaggaattatattcgcggtcggacggacagacggacagacatcCTATGTCAAATTTCTTAACTTTTAGTATCATCCTTTTTTGACACCTATCATTGTACCtatcatttgacacctcatttgtcattctacctggtataatgacggaggatttgAGTTTACAAACAggcagacggacggacggacggacagacggacgtggataattcaaagctttcacatatttttaaaattgggttCCATTTAAACGTTCTTATAAACGTTCTATTAGTCTTGTAGGTACAttaaacattgattgaaattatgaaagaaataaagaaaaaagtatggcaacactgtgacgcacaaacataagattcagctgtaggttacatagggtgcactaagaTATAAGCTGTCCAAAAGAGATATGTTAACATATTCCTTTTGGCACTACCTAGGTAATCAGTATATCTATTGGTGAATAATGAGACCACTGGACTTGTCCCCTTATTCACGGTTAGCTTTTAATGTAATGAGCAATCAACTTAACACACATAATCTATAAATTTGTATGCAGTACGTGTCATATTTGtgacaaaaaaagaataaaaaatttcgTAGTCAAATAGAACATCCACATGATTGAGCTCAACTAATTCGGCAAgtgatcggtactcaccggagagaccgcagacgttcggatacaattattAGCGTctttttgtaaagacaatgaagttgactttactaagtaataagacatttactcaacacacacactacacattagaCTATAATCTGATTgcaaaatcaactgtaccatACCAATGGCCTTTATTAGTTGTCGAcgcatttaagctaaataaaaaaaatcagcaaGTAGggagaaaatataaatttttagttacAGGAATGTAGCGCTCTGTGTTTCTTAATTTTGTTGGCTTATTGAATTCCGTATTAGTTAACCGCAATACTGATAGAATAAGATAAACCGGAGACAGTTTCGTCGTTTATGATATGAAAAATCTAAACAGTTTCAATAAAGTTGTCTTTTGACAAAGAACCTTTCGAGATCGTAGATTTAGATAAGATCTGCTACAAATTTCTTACCCAAGGAGGCATATAACATAACAAGCCTGTACCTATAACGGTAGAAAAAACCCCTGATGGACTTACTGCTGTATATATCAGAGTTACTACTGTGGGACTTCTACAACAATACATCCACAGATAAAGACTTACTGACGTAAGTCAGTAAAGACTTTTGACGTCGATCAAAAGTTTGAAGTATCTTGTAGCTAGATTTGTATCCATACGTAATTAAtgtttaatgttttttaatatctAAATAGGTATACTGTATACTTTGCATTTAAGTGAGTTTGTATCTAACATTTTCCAATATTCTGTGTAATCATTATGTACGTTTAGTTAGAAAGGGGGTAAACAATGTGCGTATTTGTGAAAAATTACGTAAGTCAAACAAATATCGCTTTAACCATATTTTGGTCCCAAATAATCAGCAACAAAATTTAAATCCACGTAGGAAAAGTACATGTAAAAACAAATTTCAAGTAGATCATCATTCTAAATAtctgtaaaaaataataatttatttgtaaaattttaaatattgctACAGCTAAGTACTTGTGCAATATATTTATTTAGtaaattatttgtttattgagTAAATGCTTCTTTTCTTAGTTTCATGGCCGCTATCGATTGTTGAATATCATGTTGGCTACTATAGTGGCTATCGTAGCTTTAGTATTTCATTATGTGAATTTTTGATTATATCGACCAGATGTTTTATTTGCTTCATCTGATACTTCATTTGCTTCCTGTACAGCTTTATAATTTTAATAGCATAGAGGTTGCTGATATTATAATTCAGATGCATATCCTGTCTGctgtctgggcagattatcggagaataggccattcttgggaaaagttatttaccagcaattttattgctggaatcgaatcttatgattgtatatattaataatataggtatgcaaagcccgcagatagtgtgttactttttttataaacaaaatggcgcccgaaaatcgtgtttttttacaatttttgctctataactcaaaagattttaactttacactaaaaacacccaaataaaattcaccataattaaattctCCATAGAGACGtattttcccgatttacttcgacgaaaattttcccaggaaaatgcaggtttttttaaacacaatctttaattttcaactaaaattttagataagtaaaaaatttacgggcgctataataaccacaataaccattatttttgtataaaaagacactgtacctagctaatgtactttacagaattaaaattggactatttaggcggcctcaggaatattttaaaattataaacagttttgtggcttataaacaaatagaatatctcgggaaatattaaactaaattaaatcatgaaaaaggtattggaaaaaagcggcagaacgcttcttttaaaagaaaaaacggtattgtgatgagtggttcctgagatacaaccggttaaaGTTGACCGGAAGTTGCGACGAAAGgtataaaaaataggatcataatttttgaaccatcacctttttatttttgtcctctttctccacgccaattttcgtatctttaaaatacttataacatatattattataataaaaactatcgatattacgagtgaaaattaccaaaaatagcaaaattccaatcaaaaataggttggagaaaatgtaatctcaaagttcaaaatcggtaaacgttaaaaaaatgcattttgttcCCAACTAACTCGAGTAGAGTTaactaactaacgcattattaaatgtcaaagttgcttttgttttgttataataaaatcatttatttattataacaacatttttaatttgtttaaataaagattgtttaaataattatacagctttcaaatgagaatatttgtgtttttaacgttaaaaggtacacttgtagtaagtttatctaaaaaaagtctacaactggaaaaaagatgtagttttcttttcttataaataaattaatctattataacaaaacaaaagcaagtttgacatttattaatgcgatagttagatggctctactcgagttacttgggaacaaaaaagaatgaagaaaattgctccatgggaagccgagaaaatgcattttttttaacgtataccgattttgaactttgagattacattttctccaacctaatttttgattgaaattttgctatttttggcaattttcactcgtaatatcgatagtttttattataataatatatgttatgagtattttaaagatatgaaaattggtgtgaagaaagaggtcaaaaatagaaaggggatggttcaaaaattatgatcctattttttatatctttgcgtaaatgccggtcaactttgaccggttgcatctcaggaaccactcatcacaattaccgttttttcttttaaaagaagcgtcctgtcgcttcttttccaataccgttttaatgatttaatttaatttaatatttcccgagatattctatttgtttataagccaaaaaattgtttataactttaacatattcctgaggccgcttaaatagtccaatttcaattctgtaaagtacattagataggtacagtgtctttttatacaaaaatcatagttattcttatgtatcataattattgtggttattatagcgaacgtaaatttttaattaacaattcaattgttgctaaactgttcattcaatttccatcggcttctggaattataatctatgcgAAAAAAGAGcctttatattaccaagttatttaattattgataaacaattacttacctaaaattttagttgaaaattaaagattttgttggaaaaacccgcattttccggggaaaattttcgtcgaagtaaatcaagACAAACACGTCTCTATGGATAATTtttagagttatagagcaaaaatagaaacaaaacaaaaaaacacgattttcgggaaccattttgtttataaaaaagtagcacactatctgcggactttgcatacatatacatattattaatatatacatacaatcattagattcgattccagcaataaaattgctggaaaataacttttccttgtattttgctaattagcccagagtatcgTGTTCGTTGTTATTTTCGTgtacagtaaggtctcgttttatgcggtggatacgttcttCAGAAAaccgcatataaaaaaatcgcataaaaaagactttacttgcattgaaaaaaTAGGGATATGTACCGCGATTTtgtaaaatcacataaaatggtggacgtttgtccaccaaaattgtgtctttgatgttttttttttctttattgggccaaataaaatcttaaagaagaaattaaaaacgcagactaacgatattgagattgcaaaaacctcttctaatggaacataaaactttacgaaacttaattaaatgtttcaatccagaaatcaaaaaGTGACgtttattatactgcaacttgaaatcagcaacatttaaatttaatttcaaaacaattacaggtaatataggtctggatcccgcgtatgaaaaaaaagttgattaatagcaagctgaaaatttgttaatagcttaacggtgtctagtcggacaaactttgatatatgggaacactggaacaggggaagttttaatggtggaacaggttaaaaacttggaacgtcagactacgaaaacgtcagatgtattttgtccgacagaacttccaattgatttgttgccctttcattaaactctcatgcaaaaatcagactgtgtgtatcaccaactgggcattttaatgagtggaacacgaagaacatgtcaaatgacagaaatcatgttggttagtaatagcagtctgatttttgcatgagagtataatgaaagggtaacaaatcaattggaagttctgtcggacaaaatacatgtgacgttttcgtggtatgaccgttccaattttttaacctgttccacaattaaaacttcccctgttccagtgttcccatatatcaaagtttgtccgactagacacctttaagctattaacaaattttcaacttgctattaatcaactttttttatacgcGGAATCCAAACCAATACTTTTCAATGCGAAATTCAGATTGATATAATAGCTGCATGGGACATCATGCAACAAGAGGAATACCCGAATTTCAAACTCTCAGACTACTGGAtgggaatagttaatattaattatactaattgttaataataaacatttttgaatgaaataccaaccgcataacttcaaaatcgcataaaaataatccgcataaaaagagaccttactgtagGGGAAAGGAGGGCAAGATGGAAGGATAGGGCAAGATGGAAATTACCTATAAAACCCGAACTGCGCAATGAAGCACCCGGATCCACACTCACACAGATGCAGGCGAACCTCTTCCATTTACAAACGACGGCTCAGTCAGTTCAGGTCAGCTAATGAGTGTACACGCTTCCTTCTTATTTTCGCAGTTAAATATTACgcaattattgaatttttgtgatatgattatttaaacaaggtgtataatattattattatgcatttatACAAAGTATCTATTAGGTACAGGTTATCTGAATTGATATTTAAATAAGAGAAAtaataaagcatttttaaaatacTGATAATATTATTGGAAAGGGGCATATGGGCAAGATGGAAAATGGCAACTTAGGGCAAGTTGGAAGATAATATCCTAATGGGAAGCTTGGTCAAAAATAAAAGCAAGGAAATAGGAACCTGCAAGAATAAAAGAAAAGGTAAAGGAAAAGGgacaaaaacagaaaaagttaaaaatattgtacaacattTAGAACAGTCTTCACAAAATGATGTGTTCTGTGTCTGTGGTGAACGTTATGTGGAACCGCCCACAGATGACTGGGTACAATGTCCTGTATGTAATGGTTGGGAACATGAATTGTTTACCGACACAGAAGATGGCAGTTTTATGTGTGTAAACTGTAAAATGTAGTACTTTCCTCTACGTTCCATCTTGCCCGAACAAGCTTTCCATCCTGCCCTCAGGGTAAGGGCAAGAtggaatttttgacattattttttaattactcataaaaaaaattctactgattattaataatatttaatggcTGACTTTTGTAATTGTATAAGGTCTCTTTCAAGAATGATTAAAATGAAAGTTTTGTATtacgttgttttatttttttacacattaTAAAGTTAAGCCTTCCGTCTTGCCCTCCCTTCCCCTATTTGGTTTTGTTTCCCATTCTTCGTGTCAATTTCCTTCCTATTTGCATTCTCTTGTAAGTAACTTCGTTGACGCTTTTAAAACTGTATAATCGTTGTATAACTGTGGTCGTTGTCCTCTGGTATAATATGCATCGTCCTTTTACATGTATAgtttataatttcatttttttcaatttttatttcgcttattataatatattgagtttacagtccctggccatattattatgaccacctatgaatttttacaaaaatcaactattccactaggtacgttttgtttaaaatattattttttaattaaattttgtgatgtaatgttaatgttatacagtaactatattatatttaataataaacaccaataaaacaagGATGTACaaaactcaaagaggtaccacaaaaaatgtattttaataaaaggtcataaaaggacgcgtttcggctcttcacgagccatcatcagctttaAAATACAGGAGCAAAGACGAAAACTGTCCAGACCAGGAAGAAGGAAGAATCTACTAGATTACATTATTTAAGGTTCTATATTCTATAGGCTTCATTATTTAAAGTTTTAAGTATTGTATTAGACATTAAGTTATATATGAATATAAAAATTCATTAGAAAGATTTTTATGACTTCCACGTTGGGAGGAACCACCTTGCGAACATCGGGTTCCTCCCAACCATCTTGGTTCCTCCCAACGTGGAAGTTATAAAAATCTTTCTAATGAATTTTTATATTCATATATAACTTAATGTCTAATACAATACTTAAAACTTTAAATAATGAAGCCTATAGAACCTTAAATAATGTAATCTagtagattcttcctccttcctggtctggaCAGTTTTCGTCTTTGCTCCTGTATTTtaaagctgatgatggctcgtgaagagccgaaacgcgtccttttatgaccttttattaaaatacattttttgtggtacctctttgagttttgtacttccttacctcgagaccacatttgagaattGATACTTCTCTTCaaccaataaaacatttgaaaatattacatatttatatactttttaatatcttggttaacttatgaccttaatcagatggaaaatatttgggagcttttaaaacgagtattttccgatgaaaaggtcactaacgaaattgttttgattaaagaactaatatatcATTGAAACCACAATAACAAAttagagcaaaaaaaaatttagctgCATTCAGAGTATGTCAAGACGGATACAAGTGCTAATCAAAGTTAAAGGGGgctcaacaaaatattgaaaaaataaaaatatgtgatatttttaaatgtttcattggtgtttattatcaaatataatacatttaataataaacagccaTAAtccatttgaaaatatcacatatttgcattttttaaatattttgctgagccccctctaactttgattaccgctagtacccgtcttggcatacGTTGAATGCAGTTAATTTTTTTTGGCtttaatttgtcattgtggtttcaaagaaatattagttctttaatcaaaaaaatttcgCTAGTGACCTTTTTATtggaaatttctcgttttaaaagctcccaaatattttccatctgattaaggtcagaagttcaacaaaatatttaaaaaatataaatacatatgtaatattttcaaatattttattgttgtttattattaaatatattatagttaatgcataacattaacattgcataacaaaactaaatttaaaaataatattttaaacaaaacttacctaatgaaataattaatttttgtaaaaattcataggtggtcataataatatggccagggactgtatatcATGATTTGTTATAAACCTAAGATTACTTACTTCCTTTATTCCCATGAATTTTAGCagatacttttttattattttattaacaatttattgcCAAGGGTATAATTCGTTAGTcgttttaaatattctttcttgCAGTAAGGCACGTAGCCAGGGGAGGGGTATCCATGGGTCCGGACCCCTCCCAAAACTGCCTCGGCTTTGGTACCAAGACAGCAAGTTCATTtccaagtttttatttttttagaaaaaatgaacgaaactattattattttttactatataggataatttctgtttttattcagtgtacGGATCAACTTATATCAGATTTACCAAAAACGAAATTattctttcatcatttcaaatTCTTTTACCTGAATTCGACCGTACAACCTTCCTACTGAGCTGGTATTAACAGATATTCCTCTAAaattagagcatatgcgtttatcccctttcttgtgtattgagctgatgtatccaacattccaatcatcagggatattttgtccttttaagcatttattaaatagtgGAACCAACATCTCTTGTAATATttttggtccgtactttacccactcaattgggatgtctccaggtcctgctgctttaccgttttttgatcttttgaGGGCCTCGCTTAACTCTCCGGTTGATATCTCAACTATTTGTGTATGTTCGGATGATTCTACCATTTGAAATaacttctaaataaaaaaagagcaattacttttcccttgatgaatcgtagaaaatctagAAACGTCAGATCttctattagtcctgtcgccagggggtacaacggcctcctttattcagatggacttacccaagtttttttcatgtattttcacccgtagaatacgaattttttgggtaacagttgatcaggatgtcgataagattgttattgaccaagaacttgaggaattacataacagaggtttctcacaaaacaaaacatttttttgtattttttgggtcattctaagtaaaaaatgttcaaacaagttttcccgtaggatgctcagttttcgagataaacgcggttgaactttcaaaaaatcgaaaaactgcaatttttaaacccgaataacttttgattaaaaaataaaatagaattctgcttagcgcccttgaaagttcaagtcaaattaaatcggttttgattatttgcattgctaacaatttattgtgttattgttaaacaaagctacaaacacctagtgcgtgagtgatgttttctatgatttctcatttaaaatctaacgagtaggtagaataggtactagtgcaatcgaggctatttctacgtagcatgcgttaaaatgcatgtaaaggcacgggaaacactatgtgtttatagctttgttaaacaataaaaaaataaatttttagcaatgcaaataattaaaaccgatataatttgacttaaactttcaaatgcggtaagtaGACTGGctattttactttttaatcaaaagttattcgggttcaaaaattgcaatttttcgatttttttaaagttcaaccgcggttatctcgaaaactagccatcctacgaaaaaaattgtagaaacatgttttgcttagaatgacccaaaaaataccaaaaaatgttttgttttgcgagagatcgcggttatgtaattcctcaagttcttggtcaataacaatcttatcgacatccggatcaactgttacccaaaaaattcgtattctacgggtcaaaatacatgaaaaaaacttgggtaagtccatctgaataaaggaggtcgttgtaccccccctggcgacaggaatatatacaaatttttaattttcttttcatcatattttaatactaattatcctcatcatcatcattctctttgccttatccctatgcggggtcggcttccctaattgcatttctccacccaattctgtcttgggtcatatcaatgttaatcccctttaccaacatgtcctgccttatcgcctccccccaggtcttctttggtcttcctctcctactccttccaggaatctgcacttcagctattcttcgtattgggtgattaacgtctcgacgttgaacatgaccaaaccatcttaacctatgctctctcattttggcatcaattggtgccacacctagacttcctctaatatactcatttctaattttatccttctttgtcactccactcatccatctaagcattctcatttccgccacatgcattcgttgttcctctttctttttcactgcccaacattcagttccgtacatcatagccggtcttatggctgttttatagaattttcccttcagcttcattggaatttttctgtcacacaacacaccactcgcttctttccacttcatccatccagccctaattctactgcatgcatctccatctatttctccattactctgtaataccgatcctaggtacttaaaactattgcttttcacaatcatttcaccatccaaagataccattttatttgtagtagctccatctttaaatgaacattccaaatactctgtttttgtcctactaagttttaaacctttttcctccagagcatgtctccactgttccagtttttgttctaagtctctttcactatttcctactaacacgacatcatcagcatacattaagcaccatggaatgttaccctgtagtttcgctgttatctggtccaaaactaatgagaataaatacggactaagcaccgagccttggtgcaatcctactttcacatgaaatttatcagtctctcccacacctgtcctaacactagtcgtaactccctcatacatatccctcacaatctttacatattcaccagggactcctttcgtattgagtgcccaccacagaatctctcgaggaactctatcatatgctttctcaagatcaatgaataccatatgagcgcttgtttctttactcctgtatttttccatcaactgccttataatgaaaattgcatctgttgttgatctaccctgcataaagccaaattgattctcggatatttcggtctcttcacgtatccgtctgtcaattactctttcccatattttcatggtgtggctaagcagttttatagccctgtagtttgtacattgttgtatatctcccttgtttttgtaaacaggtaccagtatactgcttctccattcgtctggtatttgtccgacttccataattctattaaatagacctgctagccatcttgttcctgtctctcccaatgctctccatacttccccaggaatatcatctggtcctac encodes:
- the LOC126887900 gene encoding uncharacterized protein LOC126887900 → MYADDVVLVGNSERDLEQKLEQWRHALEEKGLKLSRTKTEYLECSFKDGATTNKMVSLDGEMIVKSNSFKYLGSVLQSNGEIDGDACSRIRAGWMKWKEASGVLCDRKIPMKLKGKFYKTAIRPAMMYGTECWAVKKKEEQRMHVAEMRMLRWMSGVTKKDKIRNEYIRGSLGVAPIDAKMREHRLRWFGHVQRRDVNHPIRRIAEVQIPGRSRRGRPKKTWGEAIRQ